Proteins from a genomic interval of Neovison vison isolate M4711 chromosome 4, ASM_NN_V1, whole genome shotgun sequence:
- the ASB10 gene encoding ankyrin repeat and SOCS box protein 10, producing the protein MPGRRSSPPRWGGHLGCLPSAPACRIWESQSCPVWEPTRRSPLLCRDMALQNALYTGDLARLQELFPPHSTADLLLESRAAEPRWSSHQRGLWSLTYEEELTTPLHVAASRGHTEVLRLLLRRRARPDSAPGGRTALHEACAAGHAACVHVLLVAGADPNIPDQDGKLPLHLCQGAGTLECAELLLRFGAKVDGRSEEEEETPLHVAARLGHVELADLLLRRGACPNARNAEGWTPLLAACDVRCASPANAEATTARCLQLCHLLLSAGAEADAADQDKQRPLHLACRRGHAAVVELLLSCGVSANAMDYGGHTALHCALQGPAAALAQSPEHTVRALLNHGAVRVWPGALPKVLERWCESPRTIEVLMNTYSTMQLPEEAMGLVPLETLQKHHRFYSSLFALARQPRSLQHLSRCALRAHLAAHLPHALPRLPLPSRLLRYLQLDFEDVLY; encoded by the exons ATGCCTGGGAGAAGGAGCTCCCCTCCCCGCTGGGGAGGCCACCTGGGGTGCCTTCCTTCGGCCCCAGCCTGCCGGATCTGGGAGTCCCAGTCCTGCCCAGTCTGGGAACCGACCCGGCGATCGCCACTGCTATGCCGTGACATGGCCTTGCAGAACGCCCTGTACACTGGAGACCTGGCGAGGCTGCAGGAGCTGTTTCCCCCACACAGCACAGCCGACCTGCTGCTGGAGTCCCGGGCCGCCGAGCCTCGCTGGAGCAGCCACCAGAGGG GACTCTGGTCTCTGACATACGAAGAGGAGCTGACCACACCCCTGCACGTGGCTGCCAGCCGGGGCCACACGGAAGTCCTGCGGCTGCTGCTGAGGCGGCGGGCACGGCCTGACAGTGCCCCTGGGGGCCGCACCGCCCTGCACGAAGCCTGTGCTGCAGGCCACGCCGCCTGCGTCCACGTGCTGCTGGTGGCAGGAGCGGACCCCAACATCCCCGACCAGGATGGAAAGCTCCCCCTGCACCTCTGCCAGGGGGCCGGCACCCTTGA GTGTGCCGAACTGCtcctgaggtttggggccaaagTGGACGGTCGgtctgaggaggaggaagagacccCTTTGCATGTGGCCGCCCGGCTGGGCCACGTGGAGCTGGCAGACCTGCTTCTGAGACGGGGGGCGTGCCCTAACGCCCGTAATGCCGAAGGCTGGACCCCGCTGCTGGCTGCCTGCGACGTCCGCTGCGCGTCCCCCGCCAACGCGGAGGCCACCACCGCCCGCTGCCTCCAGCTGTGCCATCTGCTGCTCTCAGCTGGAGCCGAGGCTGATGCTGCGGACCAGGACAAGCAACGGCCTCTGCACCTGGCCTGTCGCCGTGGCCACGCCGCCGTCGTGGAGCTGCTGCTTTCCTGCGGCGTCAGCGCCAACGCCATGGACTATGGGGGACACACGGCCCTGCACTGTGCTCTGCAGGGCCCAGCTGCAGCCctggcccagagcccagagcacACGGTGCGAGCTCTGCTCAACCACGGTGCCGTCCGCGTCTGGCCGGGGGCCCTCCCCAAG gtGCTGGAGCGCTGGTGCGAGTCTCCGAGGACCATCGAGGTCCTGATGAACACCTACAGTACCATGCAGCTTCCCGAGGAGGCCATGGGCCTGGTGCCTCTCGAAACACTGCAG aagcaccACCGTTTCTATTCCTCCCTTTTCGCCTTGGCAAGACAGCCCAGATCCCTGCAGCATCTCAGCCGCTGTGCGCTCCGTGCTCACCTGGCAGCCCACCTGCCCCACGCCCTGCCCCGCCTTCCCCTGCCATCCCGCCTGCTCCGCTACCTGCAGCTGGATTTTGAGGACGTGCTCTACTAG